In Isosphaera pallida ATCC 43644, the sequence GCACCACCATCGCCGGACTCCACCTCCTGGAACGCGCCGGCGTGCGCGGCGCATTCATCGACGCCGTCGAGGCCGCCACGCTCCGCTCCCGCCAACTGGGTTCCGGCTCCTCAGGATGACCAGTGAATCCCAAGCGCCTTGGAGAAGAGCATGACACCATCCGGAGTCATCCACTCATTTCATCCTCATTCACTCATTTCATCTTCATTCCATGCGACTCCCTTTGATTCACGATCGTCCTAGATATTCCCGACCGAACTTCGGTTGAGCAATCCGGCTCATGACCCACTCGAACGGTCCCGGCAGCCAATGAGCCGCCTGAACCACAGCCCAGGCGCTCCAGCTGGGCAACAGAAAGGCCGGAGGACGACGGCGATCCAACCCTCTGAGGATCGCGCGGGCGATGCGGTCAGTCGGTTCGCCGCGAGGGGCGTGGCGTTGTCCCCGGGCGGCTACCTCGTGGAACTCGCTTTGAGTCCGTGCCGGGCAGGCGGCCCAGACCTTCACGCCAGTGCCCCGCAATTCATAGCGCAAACACTTGACTAAACCATTGACCGTGTGCTTGCTCGCAGTGTACACCGCCGAATACGGCACACCTATGAATCCCAACACCGAAGAAATCTGAATGATCTGTCCTGCTTTACGCACCTTCATATGAGCCATCGCTCGCTGAGTAAGATCAAACAGCGCCACCACGTTGACCTGCCAAATCCGGTCGATCTCGGCAGGATCCTGCCGCTCGAACTCCGAATAGAAACCCAGTCCGGCGTTGTTAATGAGGACCGACACTCCGCCCTGTATCGCTGCCACACGGTTCCACATCGCTTCACGAAACGAGGCGTCCGCAAGATCGCCGACAATAGGGATGATCATGCCTTCGGGACACTCCTTGGCCAGCTGGTTGAGACGTTCGGCGCGACGAGCCACTGCCGCCACGCGATGGCCGCGCTCGGTCGCCAACTGCCGCGCCAATTCTCGACCAATGCCGGCCGAGGCCCCCGTCACCACTGCCAAAGGGCACTCGTCGGCTTGCCGGTCCCGTGGTGGTGAACCCGGCTCACTGCGCATCGGACTTC encodes:
- a CDS encoding SDR family NAD(P)-dependent oxidoreductase, producing the protein MRSEPGSPPRDRQADECPLAVVTGASAGIGRELARQLATERGHRVAAVARRAERLNQLAKECPEGMIIPIVGDLADASFREAMWNRVAAIQGGVSVLINNAGLGFYSEFERQDPAEIDRIWQVNVVALFDLTQRAMAHMKVRKAGQIIQISSVLGFIGVPYSAVYTASKHTVNGLVKCLRYELRGTGVKVWAACPARTQSEFHEVAARGQRHAPRGEPTDRIARAILRGLDRRRPPAFLLPSWSAWAVVQAAHWLPGPFEWVMSRIAQPKFGREYLGRS